The Hippoglossus hippoglossus isolate fHipHip1 chromosome 19, fHipHip1.pri, whole genome shotgun sequence genome has a segment encoding these proteins:
- the zgc:112496 gene encoding uncharacterized protein zgc:112496 codes for MTDLFACEEPAAWRSVHDKYWDVVEAKAKSKKPGKLLILEKWYQEELPMLISGRSDKHVTLSELVKLMEWKLTRGKFRPRLQQLVASNGEDTVEKCSRKAFSLLPDVQAAIAELSSLKGVGPATASAVLAAGAPEQTAFMSDEAMESVPGLKPIQYTAKHYALYLGKMVERTKRLNKVDPQQDWTPHRLELCLWAMSVATKQQLPLLKDVDVKGGGAAAKCSDSDTDHRPKKKLKTK; via the exons atgACTGATCTGTTTGCCTGTGAGGAGCCAGCTGCATGGAGGAGTGTGCACGACAAGTACTGGGATGTAGTGGAGGCCAAGGCCAAGAGCAAGAAACCTGGAAAACTGCTGATCCTCGAGAAGTG GTACCAAGAGGAGCTGCCCATGCTCATTTCAGGTCGATCTGACAAACATGTCACTCTGTCAGAGCTGGTGAAGCTGATGGAGTGGAAGCTCACA AGAGGGAAGTTCAGGccgaggctgcagcagctggtggcGTCCAACGGTGAGGATACCGTGGAGAAATGTTCCAGAAAGGCCTTCAGCCTCCTGCCTGATGTGCAGGCGGCGATCGCAGAGCTCAGCTCCCTCAAAGGAGTCGGGCCAGCCACTGCTTCAG CTGTGTTGGCGGCAGGAGCTCCAGAACAGACTGCATTCATGTCTGATGAAGCCATGGAGAGTGTGCCGGGACTAAAGCCCATCCAGTACACAGCCAAGCATTACGCGCTGTACCTGGGCAAGATGGTCGAGAGAACGAAAAGACTAAACAAAG TGGATCCCCAGCAGGACTGGACGCCCCACAGGCTGGAGCTGTGTTTGTGGGCGATGAGCGTAGCCACGAAGCAGCAGCTCCCGCTTCTCAAGGATGTGGATGTGAAGGGAGGAGGCGCGGCGGCAAAGTGCTCGGACTCCGACACTGACCACAGACCAAAGAAGAAgctcaaaacaaaatga